One segment of Scyliorhinus torazame isolate Kashiwa2021f chromosome 14, sScyTor2.1, whole genome shotgun sequence DNA contains the following:
- the chst2b gene encoding carbohydrate sulfotransferase 2: MKVLRRKAALLVLGYALLLVLTMLHFADYRGAKECAQLKYVPYPLRYTAEQPQRGPPPGPRPGVAAGPVPGPAPGRRQHVYVFTTWRSGSSFVGELFNQNPGVFFLYEPLWHIWQKLYPGDALTLQGAARDMLAFLYRCDLSIFQLYNGGNNVTSMGIFGAPRNKVVCSYPLCRAYSKQRVGLIDEHVCKSECPPQHLDSLQAECHKYGTIVIKGVRIFDLNVLAPLMKDPSIDLKVIHLVRDPRAVASSRIKSRNGLIRESLQVMRSKDPKGRRLKVYDGFQRSRRDAVDYHALNALEVICTSMVRTVQMAREPPDWLKDNYRVVRYEDLVEDPIRCLKDMYHFVNLSVSEDIERFVLNMTMGSSYSSKKPFSVSSRNATQAANAWRTQMTYSQIKQVEEYCQQAMDWLGYEKVQTPEEVKDFSKSFVTKIRL, from the coding sequence ATGAAGGTGCTCCGCAGGAAGGCGGCCCTGCTGGTCCTGGGCTACGCGCTGCTGCTGGTCCTCACCATGCTGCACTTCGCCGACTACCGGGGGGCCAAGGAGTGCGCCCAGCTCAAGTACGTGCCCTACCCGCTGCGCTACACGGCCGAGCAGCCGCAGCGGGGCCCGCCGCCCGGCCCCCGCCCCGGAGTGGCAGCGGGCCCGGTGCCCGGGCCGGCCCCCGGGCGGCGGCAGCACGTCTACGTCTTCACCACCTGGCGCTCGGGCTCCAGCTTCGTGGGCGAGCTCTTCAACCAGAACCCCGGCGTCTTCTTCCTGTACGAGCCGCTGTGGCACATCTGGCAGAAGCTGTACCCGGGCGACGCGCTGACGCTGCAGGGGGCCGCCCGCGACATGCTGGCCTTCCTCTACCGCTGCGACCTCTCCATCTTCCAGCTCTACAACGGCGGCAACAATGTCACCAGCATGGGCATCTTCGGCGCGCCGCGCAACAAGGTGGTGTGCTCCTACCCGCTGTGCCGGGCCTACAGCAAGCAGCGGGTGGGCCTGATCGACGAGCACGTGTGCAAGAGCGAGTGCCCGCCCCAGCACCTGGACTCGCTGCAGGCCGAGTGCCACAAGTACGGCACCATCGTCATCAAGGGGGTGCGCATCTTCGACCTCAACGTGCTGGCCCCCCTGATGAAGGACCCCTCCATCGACCTCAAGGTCATCCACCTGGTCAGGGACCCCAGGGCCGTGGCCAGCTCCCGCATCAAGTCCCGCAACGGCCTGATCCGCGAGAGCCTGCAGGTGATGAGGAGCAAGGACCCCAAGGGGCGCCGCCTGAAGGTCTACGATGGGTTCCAGAGGAGCCGGCGCGACGCGGTGGACTACCATGCCCTCAACGCGCTGGAGGTCATCTGCACCAGCATGGTCAGGACGGTCCAGATGGCGAGGGAGCCGCCAGACTGGCTGAAGGACAATTACAGGGTGGTGCGCTACGAGGACCTGGTGGAGGACCCCATCAGGTGTCTGAAGGACATGTACCACTTCGTCAACCTGTCGGTCAGCGAGGACATTGAGAGGTTCGTGCTCAACATGACCATGGGGTCCAGTTACTCCTCCAAAAAGCCCTTTAGTGTTTCTTCCCGAAATGCTACCCAGGCCGCCAATGCGTGGAGGACCCAAATGACCTACTCCCAGATCAAACAAGTGGAGGAATATTGTCAACAGGCCATGGATTGGCTGGGCTACGAGAAAGTCCAAACCCCGGAAGAAGTCAAGGATTTCAGCAAGTCATTTGTAACCAAAATCCGGCTTTAA